From a single Gracilimonas sp. genomic region:
- a CDS encoding GNAT family N-acetyltransferase, translating to MSVKIHIASEPHTAYADDICAMIEVAARQRGTGIAKRKPEYITMKIRNGNSVIALDGETLVGFCYIEIWENKKYVANSGLIVNPDYRGQGIAKKIKAKAFELSRKKYPESKLFGITTSLPVMKINSDLGYKPVTFSELTQDETFWSGCQSCPNYDILTRNERKNCMCTGMLFDPERPNTKPKAERAQNIQKFHRSVRLKTASFIKKIINPLKLFL from the coding sequence ATGTCCGTAAAGATTCATATCGCTTCCGAGCCTCATACTGCTTATGCCGATGACATTTGTGCCATGATCGAAGTGGCTGCCCGCCAGCGCGGCACCGGAATTGCCAAGCGTAAACCCGAGTACATTACCATGAAAATCAGAAATGGAAACTCGGTGATAGCCCTGGACGGGGAAACGCTGGTCGGCTTTTGCTACATCGAAATTTGGGAGAACAAAAAATATGTGGCCAACTCCGGGCTGATTGTAAACCCGGACTATCGCGGACAGGGAATCGCCAAAAAGATAAAGGCTAAAGCATTTGAGCTTTCCCGAAAGAAATACCCGGAATCAAAATTATTCGGAATAACCACCAGCCTGCCGGTAATGAAGATCAACTCCGACCTTGGCTACAAACCGGTTACGTTCTCGGAGCTGACCCAGGATGAGACCTTCTGGAGCGGATGCCAAAGCTGCCCGAACTACGACATCCTGACCCGCAATGAGCGCAAGAATTGCATGTGCACGGGAATGCTGTTTGATCCCGAAAGACCCAATACGAAGCCAAAGGCAGAGCGAGCTCAGAATATTCAGAAATTTCACCGCTCGGTGAGGTTGAAGACCGCATCTTTCATTAAAAAAATCATTAACCCTTTGAAGTTATTTCTATGA
- a CDS encoding tetratricopeptide repeat protein, with amino-acid sequence MKFFQTTLFSLLLLGCAPALAQIQSDTQLTGKAAYIQGMEAFENEEFETARELFLEARRNLEAPSGVNYALADTYLQLDDLPNAALYGKQAVETEPENKWYRLKLAQIYRAAGRNQATLDELTTLLDFHPDDFDALYMLADTYNDYGEFLKSNEALDQILKLTGPDIQVLLMKFRNFEALAVPDSAVAQLEKVREIDPDNLEMLNMLGEYYVRNGERDSAKKVLSDALNRNARDPQSLINLAGIYLDEQRWDSAGTLLTDFIGDPLIEPVDKMNIARFLYSRVQQDSQNIQLRIETERVLDTLTESESGYGPAFTLAGEFYAQTAQPEKALENLERANELLPEDDIAWRQRLQLLMSEQRYEEAIEVGEKADESVPDDAFVQFFVGSAYMLNGQNQKAEEWLENATRAPARRPFKSIVYSTLGDVRANLEHHEASDEAYELALRYDPENDNAMNNYAYNLSVRGENLERAKELALKAIEVAPENAAYLDTVGWVYFKLGDYDRAKRFIDASIKTGSASAEVLEHMGDVEEQLGNMDEARDWWQQALEKDSTRTHLQDKIN; translated from the coding sequence ATGAAATTTTTCCAGACCACCTTATTTTCTCTGTTGCTTTTGGGATGCGCTCCGGCGCTTGCCCAGATCCAGTCCGATACCCAGCTTACCGGCAAGGCGGCTTACATTCAGGGTATGGAAGCATTTGAAAACGAGGAGTTTGAAACAGCCAGGGAGTTATTCCTGGAGGCGCGGCGTAATCTGGAAGCACCTTCGGGTGTAAATTACGCACTGGCTGATACCTATCTGCAGCTGGATGACCTTCCTAATGCTGCTCTTTATGGAAAGCAGGCCGTAGAAACCGAGCCGGAAAACAAATGGTACCGCCTCAAGCTGGCCCAGATATATCGAGCAGCAGGCCGAAACCAGGCTACGCTGGATGAGCTAACCACTCTGCTGGACTTTCACCCCGATGATTTTGACGCTCTGTACATGCTCGCCGACACCTATAACGACTATGGTGAGTTTCTGAAATCGAATGAGGCACTGGATCAAATCCTGAAGCTGACCGGGCCCGATATCCAGGTGCTGCTGATGAAATTTAGAAATTTTGAAGCGCTGGCGGTTCCGGATTCGGCCGTGGCTCAGCTGGAAAAGGTGCGCGAAATTGACCCGGATAACCTGGAAATGCTGAATATGCTGGGCGAATATTATGTGAGAAACGGTGAGCGCGATTCAGCCAAAAAAGTATTGTCTGATGCGCTGAACAGAAATGCCCGTGATCCGCAATCACTCATAAACCTGGCCGGCATTTACCTCGACGAACAACGATGGGACAGTGCCGGCACCCTGTTAACGGATTTTATCGGTGACCCACTTATTGAGCCGGTGGACAAAATGAACATCGCCCGGTTTCTGTATTCAAGAGTTCAGCAGGATTCCCAGAACATTCAGCTTAGAATTGAAACCGAGCGTGTCTTAGATACCCTTACCGAAAGTGAATCTGGTTACGGTCCGGCGTTCACCCTTGCTGGAGAGTTTTATGCCCAAACGGCTCAACCCGAAAAAGCTCTTGAGAATCTCGAGCGGGCAAACGAGTTGCTCCCTGAAGATGACATCGCGTGGAGGCAGCGCCTGCAGTTGTTGATGAGTGAGCAAAGGTACGAAGAAGCCATTGAAGTAGGTGAAAAAGCAGATGAGTCGGTTCCGGATGATGCCTTTGTCCAATTTTTTGTGGGCAGTGCCTATATGCTCAACGGTCAAAATCAGAAGGCAGAAGAGTGGTTGGAGAATGCAACCCGCGCCCCGGCTCGCCGCCCATTCAAATCGATTGTGTACAGCACACTGGGAGATGTGAGGGCGAATCTCGAACATCATGAAGCATCGGATGAAGCCTACGAACTGGCCCTGCGCTACGACCCCGAGAACGACAATGCGATGAATAATTACGCGTATAATTTATCGGTTCGGGGAGAGAACCTGGAACGAGCCAAGGAATTAGCACTAAAAGCCATTGAAGTAGCTCCGGAAAATGCTGCTTACCTGGATACCGTAGGCTGGGTTTATTTCAAGCTGGGCGATTACGACCGGGCCAAAAGATTCATTGACGCCTCCATTAAAACCGGGTCGGCCAGCGCAGAAGTATTGGAACATATGGGCGATGTGGAAGAGCAGCTCGGCAATATGGATGAAGCCCGGGACTGGTGGCAGCAAGCATTGGAAAAAGATTCAACCCGAACACATTTGCAGGATAAAATAAATTAG
- a CDS encoding DUF4292 domain-containing protein, with translation MKFRSRLSLIAVMGLGFIISSCTSTRTVTEGDFTRVEIPKEEVVSQIPNYATELDAIKGKGRALVSEPGNSDRVTIDFEANRELSLLTFQNRIGIEGGQMLVDSDSILIYNKLDKIAQKISIYDGRMTTLNELASINILDLLNFKVYAGDVQSVWESNNSYQLRLKNGARVFVNKEKGWVQQVDQTRRGLAPYSRIIYESYGELNGFTLPRKITIFSADGDSRVVFLVRSLEVNPGKLNLEIDIPNDINIQRI, from the coding sequence GTGAAGTTTAGATCCCGTCTTTCACTTATAGCAGTCATGGGCCTTGGGTTTATCATAAGCTCGTGTACTTCAACCCGAACGGTTACCGAAGGGGATTTTACCCGTGTTGAAATCCCCAAAGAAGAAGTGGTATCCCAAATACCAAACTATGCAACCGAACTGGATGCCATAAAAGGCAAGGGAAGGGCTTTGGTGAGTGAGCCGGGGAACAGCGATCGGGTGACCATCGATTTTGAAGCCAATCGGGAGCTGAGTTTACTGACGTTTCAAAACCGGATCGGGATTGAAGGCGGGCAGATGCTGGTGGACAGCGATTCTATACTGATCTATAATAAGCTCGACAAAATCGCTCAAAAGATTTCTATCTATGATGGGCGAATGACCACCCTGAATGAACTCGCTTCCATTAACATCCTGGATCTGCTGAATTTTAAAGTGTATGCGGGGGATGTGCAGTCTGTTTGGGAAAGCAATAATTCCTATCAGCTGAGGTTAAAAAACGGAGCCCGGGTTTTTGTGAATAAGGAAAAAGGCTGGGTTCAGCAGGTAGATCAAACCCGGAGAGGACTGGCTCCTTATTCCCGAATTATTTATGAAAGCTACGGCGAGTTGAATGGATTCACTTTACCAAGAAAAATAACGATCTTTAGCGCAGACGGAGATTCACGGGTCGTGTTTTTGGTGAGAAGCCTCGAAGTAAATCCGGGTAAACTAAATCTGGAAATCGATATTCCTAACGACATTAACATTCAAAGGATATGA
- the argC gene encoding N-acetyl-gamma-glutamyl-phosphate reductase, with protein sequence MIKAGIIGGAGYTAGELIRILLLHPEVELLSVVSRSHNGEFLYTAHPDLEGDTNLKFDSELSQHSDVVFLCSGHGKSKAIVEGNTLPQSAKVIDLSSDYRIKGEHDFIYGLPELNRDIIKTTSYIANPGCFATCIQLCLLPLASKNLLNKPVHITAITGSTGAGQNPTDTTHFSWRSNNASIYKPLKHQHLGEIKQSLEQLQEGFHQPVHFIPMRGAFTRGILATCYLELDESADTIKKLFKEYYAGHPFVTVSDSSPDVKRVVSTNKALIHVQTEDGQVLISGVIDNLLKGASGQAVQNMNLMFGLDETLGLNLKATAF encoded by the coding sequence ATGATTAAAGCAGGCATTATTGGCGGAGCCGGATATACGGCCGGAGAACTGATCCGAATTTTACTTCTTCATCCGGAAGTGGAATTACTGAGTGTTGTGAGCCGAAGTCATAACGGGGAATTTCTCTATACAGCCCACCCTGACCTGGAAGGGGATACAAATCTGAAATTTGATTCCGAATTATCTCAGCATTCAGATGTGGTTTTCCTTTGCTCGGGCCATGGAAAGTCCAAAGCGATTGTTGAAGGAAATACCCTGCCTCAGTCAGCCAAAGTTATTGACCTAAGTTCAGACTATCGCATCAAAGGCGAACATGATTTTATTTACGGGCTGCCTGAGCTGAATCGTGATATCATCAAAACAACCAGCTACATTGCTAACCCCGGTTGTTTTGCAACTTGCATTCAGCTGTGCCTGCTCCCTCTGGCAAGCAAGAACTTACTCAACAAACCGGTTCATATAACGGCCATCACAGGGAGCACGGGCGCCGGACAAAACCCTACCGATACCACCCATTTCAGCTGGCGAAGTAACAATGCGTCCATCTACAAACCACTGAAACACCAGCACCTGGGAGAAATAAAGCAGAGCCTGGAACAGCTTCAGGAAGGCTTTCATCAACCGGTTCATTTCATCCCGATGCGCGGAGCCTTTACCCGGGGAATCCTCGCTACCTGCTATTTGGAGCTGGATGAATCGGCTGATACGATCAAAAAACTCTTCAAAGAATACTACGCCGGCCATCCATTTGTAACTGTTTCGGATTCCTCACCAGACGTAAAGCGTGTGGTAAGCACCAACAAAGCCCTGATTCATGTTCAAACAGAAGACGGGCAGGTTTTGATTTCCGGTGTGATCGATAATTTACTGAAGGGGGCCTCCGGACAGGCTGTGCAAAATATGAACCTGATGTTTGGGCTGGATGAGACGCTCGGACTTAACCTCAAAGCCACCGCATTCTGA
- a CDS encoding Ppx/GppA phosphatase family protein — protein sequence MIISSSNNQVAPIKRIAAIDIGTNSFHAIIVDVYSDGSFRTLDKLKEMVQLAKGGMGKRLSDGAFKRGLTALRNIKRLADSYECEEILAYATSAIREAENGGEFIQKSIDDIGIKMNAIPGRVEAELIGLAVRHGVKLTEEPVLMADVGGGSVEFLIGNEKEFFFTASKKIGVSRMTEIFKPADPITDEDIKKLEAHYEEQLRDVAQAFAQHRTDTIIGSSGTMENIAQMIAARKDKSIDVTLNEMEFSAEEFKKFYDWFITLSKKERKNVAGLDTKRVGFINTGVVLLDFLIRKFGIKTVKISSQALREGIVIRYLKKDMIGLQWSGAFADPRRRSVFELLRKTNWHEAHSRHVANMALTIFDALEDELDLSLNDRELLEYASYLHDIGYYISHSKHHKHALYIIRHSDLKGFKEDEIEIIANVARYHRRSTPKKRHGEYWKMPPSIRKRIKKLSGILRVADGLDRSHYQNVKDLQVYSEKDQIKLNIRTEGEPYLEIWGAERKSDLLKEVTGKKINIERVIEPAYIG from the coding sequence GTGATCATCAGTAGTAGTAACAACCAGGTTGCCCCCATCAAACGCATCGCCGCCATCGACATTGGCACCAACTCCTTCCACGCCATTATAGTTGATGTTTACTCCGACGGCAGCTTCCGAACGCTCGACAAACTCAAGGAAATGGTTCAGCTTGCCAAAGGCGGAATGGGCAAACGCCTTTCGGATGGAGCTTTCAAGCGCGGGCTAACCGCTCTCCGAAACATCAAGCGACTGGCTGACAGCTACGAGTGTGAAGAAATTCTGGCCTACGCAACCAGTGCCATTCGGGAAGCAGAAAACGGCGGAGAGTTCATTCAAAAAAGCATTGATGATATTGGTATTAAAATGAATGCCATTCCCGGCCGTGTTGAAGCCGAGCTGATTGGGCTGGCGGTCCGACATGGAGTGAAGCTCACAGAAGAACCGGTCCTGATGGCTGATGTGGGTGGCGGTAGCGTGGAGTTTCTGATCGGAAATGAAAAGGAATTCTTTTTCACGGCCAGTAAGAAAATCGGGGTTTCCCGGATGACAGAAATCTTCAAACCCGCCGACCCTATTACCGATGAAGACATTAAAAAGCTGGAAGCCCACTATGAAGAACAACTCCGGGATGTGGCCCAGGCATTTGCCCAGCACCGTACGGATACCATTATCGGATCATCGGGTACCATGGAAAACATTGCGCAGATGATTGCCGCCCGCAAGGATAAGTCCATCGATGTTACGCTGAACGAGATGGAGTTTTCGGCTGAAGAATTCAAAAAGTTCTATGACTGGTTTATCACACTCTCCAAAAAAGAACGAAAAAACGTAGCCGGACTCGATACCAAGCGGGTAGGCTTTATCAATACCGGGGTGGTGTTGCTGGACTTTCTGATCCGGAAGTTTGGCATTAAAACGGTGAAAATTTCTTCCCAGGCGCTGCGCGAAGGGATTGTAATCCGCTACCTGAAGAAAGACATGATTGGGTTACAGTGGTCAGGCGCTTTTGCAGATCCGAGGCGACGCAGTGTGTTTGAACTGCTTAGAAAAACTAACTGGCATGAAGCGCATTCCCGCCATGTAGCCAATATGGCACTCACTATTTTTGATGCGCTGGAAGATGAACTTGACCTCAGTTTGAACGATCGTGAACTGCTGGAATATGCCAGCTATCTCCATGACATCGGATACTATATTTCTCACTCCAAGCACCACAAACACGCTCTATACATCATCCGCCATTCTGATTTGAAGGGTTTTAAGGAAGACGAGATTGAGATCATTGCCAATGTGGCCCGATACCACCGACGTTCAACCCCCAAAAAACGACATGGTGAGTACTGGAAAATGCCACCGTCTATTCGAAAGCGAATCAAAAAGCTATCAGGCATTCTTCGGGTGGCAGATGGGCTGGACCGAAGTCACTACCAGAATGTGAAAGACCTGCAGGTTTATTCTGAAAAGGATCAGATCAAGCTGAATATCCGTACCGAGGGAGAGCCTTACCTGGAGATTTGGGGAGCAGAACGTAAATCTGACTTGCTTAAAGAAGTGACAGGGAAGAAGATCAATATTGAGCGGGTGATTGAACCGGCCTATATCGGTTAA
- a CDS encoding helix-turn-helix domain-containing protein, whose translation MNYFAKLIRCHRKQSNLTQVQLADLAGVGKTVVFDIEHGKETVQFESFQKVCSVLNIHIKLESPLMEYCVKEVSNEKG comes from the coding sequence ATGAATTATTTTGCAAAACTTATTCGCTGTCATAGAAAACAGAGTAATTTAACACAAGTACAATTAGCTGATTTAGCAGGTGTAGGTAAGACGGTAGTATTCGATATCGAGCATGGCAAAGAAACAGTTCAATTTGAGAGCTTTCAAAAAGTATGCAGCGTACTCAATATTCATATAAAATTAGAGAGTCCGTTGATGGAATACTGTGTGAAGGAGGTGTCAAATGAGAAAGGCTAA
- a CDS encoding peptidoglycan DD-metalloendopeptidase family protein: MKAKSCIRIIGILILALLMGAESFAQTYQEKREELLKRQENTRAEINVLEARIRNYQQRVSQAEERFDKSFEQFQSLNNLIALQDDKIQSLQQEQSQIEAEIELTEKEIELREQELEQLIDNYKQIILYAYKNGRAGNLELLLTSESINQMVVRSNYLQRFEEQKTKQAGLIRKNKKELDQVKDDLQDSYKKNQQVISEIREEKEELGDQRQQQQQTVEKIKQERSTWLEELRKTRQEKENLESTFTNLIAEEEDLREAENERLRRLEEARNIADAARRADEVEKYSRPIVRENFVSDEVLLTYENSFAQAKGDLPWPVNSKTVAKKFGRVRNPLYGTVTEHPGIDIVADAASPVKSVSDGYVFRIQPLPGYGDVVFVKHGSYYTAYGNLSRIDVEVGSILERGQQLGLSGTSQSELGEVIFFLVRRGNENLNPENWLTAK; the protein is encoded by the coding sequence ATGAAAGCGAAAAGCTGCATCCGCATTATTGGAATTCTGATTTTGGCCCTGCTGATGGGTGCTGAGTCTTTCGCTCAAACGTATCAGGAGAAAAGAGAGGAGCTGCTGAAGCGTCAGGAAAACACCCGAGCCGAGATTAACGTGCTGGAGGCCCGTATCAGGAACTATCAGCAGCGGGTTAGCCAGGCTGAAGAACGATTTGATAAGTCTTTTGAGCAATTTCAGTCATTGAACAACCTGATAGCCCTTCAGGATGATAAAATCCAAAGCCTGCAGCAAGAACAAAGTCAGATTGAAGCTGAAATTGAGCTGACCGAAAAAGAGATCGAGCTTAGAGAACAAGAGCTGGAACAGCTGATCGATAATTACAAGCAGATCATTTTGTATGCCTACAAAAACGGTAGGGCAGGAAACCTGGAGCTGCTACTGACGTCAGAATCCATTAACCAAATGGTGGTGCGGTCGAATTACCTGCAGCGATTTGAGGAGCAGAAGACCAAGCAGGCCGGGCTAATCAGAAAAAACAAGAAGGAGCTGGACCAGGTAAAAGATGATTTGCAGGACAGTTACAAAAAGAACCAGCAGGTAATCAGTGAAATTCGCGAAGAGAAAGAGGAGTTGGGTGATCAGCGCCAGCAGCAGCAGCAGACGGTAGAGAAAATTAAACAGGAACGAAGCACCTGGCTTGAGGAACTTCGCAAAACCCGGCAGGAAAAAGAGAACTTGGAAAGCACGTTCACCAACCTGATTGCTGAAGAAGAAGACCTAAGGGAAGCTGAGAACGAACGTTTACGACGGCTGGAAGAGGCTCGAAATATTGCAGATGCTGCCCGCCGGGCCGATGAAGTAGAGAAATACTCCCGCCCGATAGTGCGTGAAAACTTTGTTAGCGATGAAGTTTTGCTGACCTATGAAAATTCCTTTGCTCAGGCCAAAGGAGATCTTCCGTGGCCGGTAAACAGCAAGACGGTAGCCAAGAAATTCGGCCGTGTACGGAACCCGCTTTATGGAACTGTTACCGAACACCCCGGTATTGATATTGTAGCTGATGCCGCCTCACCGGTAAAGTCTGTATCTGATGGGTATGTATTCCGCATCCAGCCCTTACCCGGTTATGGGGACGTGGTGTTTGTGAAGCACGGTTCTTATTACACCGCATACGGAAACTTAAGCCGCATCGATGTGGAAGTGGGGTCTATTCTTGAGCGCGGGCAGCAACTGGGCTTGTCTGGGACCAGTCAGTCTGAATTAGGTGAAGTTATCTTTTTCCTCGTACGCCGTGGTAACGAGAATTTGAATCCTGAAAATTGGTTGACTGCCAAGTAG
- the argG gene encoding argininosuccinate synthase yields MNKKKKVLLAFSGGLDTTYCAIWLAKKHGYEVHTAAINTGGFNESEEQALAEKADNLGIKNHVMLNVENEFYQKGIRYLIFGNVLKNHTYPLSVSAERVFQAVALAEYAKEIGADAIAHGSTGAGNDQVRFDLVFQVVAPDLEIITPIRDQKLSREEEVEYLKSHGVDQEWAKAKYSINIGLWGTSVGGAETLTSHKALPDEAWPTEFVNPDPLEVKLGFEQGEPTTINGERLTPVEVIKKLNELAAPCGIGRDIHVGDTIIGIKGRVGFEAAAPMIIIKAHQLLEKHTLGKWQLYWKDQLAEWYGMLMHEGQYLDPVMRNIETFLEDTQKTVSGNVFVKLGPKRFELEGIESENDLMGSKAGKYGEMNNAWSGEDVKGFTKILANSMLIQQKIQNHD; encoded by the coding sequence ATGAATAAAAAGAAAAAAGTTTTACTTGCCTTCAGTGGCGGACTCGACACCACCTATTGTGCTATTTGGCTGGCGAAAAAACATGGCTATGAAGTTCATACTGCTGCCATAAACACCGGTGGTTTTAATGAATCCGAAGAACAAGCCCTGGCTGAAAAGGCCGACAACCTGGGCATTAAAAACCACGTGATGCTGAACGTAGAAAATGAATTCTATCAAAAAGGCATCAGGTACCTCATTTTTGGTAATGTGCTGAAGAATCATACCTACCCGCTTTCGGTGAGTGCCGAACGCGTTTTCCAGGCGGTGGCTCTCGCTGAATATGCCAAAGAAATTGGTGCCGATGCCATCGCTCACGGCAGCACAGGTGCCGGGAATGATCAGGTTCGCTTCGACCTGGTATTTCAGGTCGTGGCTCCCGATCTCGAGATCATCACTCCCATCCGCGATCAGAAACTGAGCCGTGAAGAAGAAGTGGAATACCTGAAATCTCATGGTGTTGACCAGGAATGGGCAAAGGCTAAATACTCCATCAACATAGGACTTTGGGGAACCTCGGTGGGAGGAGCCGAAACGCTGACCTCCCACAAGGCACTACCTGATGAAGCCTGGCCAACGGAGTTCGTTAATCCTGATCCGTTAGAGGTTAAGCTCGGTTTTGAACAAGGTGAACCAACAACAATTAACGGTGAACGGTTAACCCCGGTCGAAGTAATTAAAAAACTGAACGAACTCGCTGCACCTTGCGGTATCGGGAGAGACATCCACGTTGGTGATACCATTATTGGGATTAAGGGCCGCGTGGGGTTTGAGGCCGCCGCTCCTATGATCATCATCAAAGCGCACCAGCTTTTGGAGAAGCATACATTGGGAAAATGGCAGCTGTACTGGAAAGACCAGCTGGCAGAATGGTATGGCATGCTGATGCACGAAGGGCAATACCTGGACCCGGTGATGCGCAACATCGAGACTTTTCTCGAAGACACCCAAAAAACCGTTTCCGGTAACGTTTTTGTAAAACTGGGGCCCAAACGATTTGAGCTGGAAGGCATTGAATCTGAAAATGATCTTATGGGCAGTAAAGCCGGGAAGTACGGAGAAATGAACAACGCCTGGAGTGGTGAAGATGTAAAAGGGTTCACCAAAATCCTGGCCAATTCCATGCTCATCCAACAAAAAATACAGAACCATGATTAA
- a CDS encoding M28 family metallopeptidase, translating to MKPFKATALSLLFIIAFSGFAHAQTPEMEVLREIGAAPSADRIEADITKLVSFGTRHTLSDTTSDTRGIGAARRWIKAEFERISENCGGCLEVFYVSDVIEGTRRIPEPTNVVNVIAIQRGTADPNRFVVMSGDIDSRVSDALDGESESPGANDNASGVAGVLESARVLTNYEFEGSVMYAALSGEEQGLFGGQILAAHAKEKGWDIKGVLNNDMIGNIQGINQVIDNTTARVFSEGTRYVETEREATIRRYTGGEVDSPSRNLARYVDKMADLYIRNLDVMMIYRLDRFGRGGHHRPFNEAGFPGVRIMETNEDYNRQHQDLRTEDGVEYGDVLDEVEFDFAAKLTGLNAVVMAAMSWAPSPPAEVEIEGAVRPSTTLKWKALDPEQNPQLAGYKIYWRLTDANQWQKSVFVPADKTEHTLENVVIDNYYFGVASVSEDGFESPVVFPGPAGSFGD from the coding sequence ATGAAACCATTTAAAGCTACTGCTCTTTCTCTTCTTTTTATTATTGCTTTTTCAGGATTCGCCCACGCCCAAACACCCGAAATGGAAGTGCTCAGGGAAATCGGAGCGGCTCCATCTGCCGACCGGATTGAAGCCGATATCACGAAACTGGTTAGTTTTGGAACCCGACACACCCTTTCCGACACAACCTCAGATACCCGCGGCATTGGTGCGGCCCGGCGCTGGATTAAGGCTGAATTCGAACGGATCTCCGAAAATTGCGGAGGTTGCCTCGAAGTTTTTTATGTGAGTGATGTTATTGAGGGAACGCGTCGTATCCCGGAGCCTACCAATGTTGTTAACGTGATAGCCATTCAGCGTGGCACTGCTGATCCTAACCGATTTGTGGTGATGAGCGGTGATATTGATTCCCGTGTATCCGATGCGCTGGATGGTGAGTCAGAATCTCCCGGTGCCAATGATAATGCTTCCGGAGTGGCCGGGGTGCTGGAGTCTGCCCGGGTTTTGACGAACTATGAGTTTGAAGGATCTGTCATGTACGCGGCCCTTTCCGGAGAAGAACAGGGCTTGTTTGGAGGTCAGATTCTCGCGGCTCATGCCAAAGAAAAAGGCTGGGATATTAAGGGTGTTTTAAACAACGATATGATTGGAAACATCCAGGGTATTAACCAGGTTATTGATAATACCACCGCCCGGGTTTTTTCTGAAGGAACCCGCTATGTGGAAACGGAGCGGGAGGCAACCATTCGCCGTTATACCGGGGGAGAAGTGGATTCACCGTCACGAAATCTGGCCCGTTATGTAGATAAAATGGCCGATTTGTACATCCGTAATTTAGATGTAATGATGATTTATCGGCTTGATCGTTTTGGGCGTGGAGGACATCACCGCCCGTTCAATGAAGCCGGCTTTCCGGGAGTACGAATCATGGAAACCAATGAAGATTACAACCGCCAGCACCAGGATTTACGCACCGAAGATGGTGTAGAATATGGCGATGTACTGGACGAAGTGGAATTTGATTTCGCAGCCAAACTAACCGGCCTGAATGCCGTGGTTATGGCAGCGATGAGCTGGGCGCCAAGTCCACCGGCAGAAGTAGAAATTGAGGGAGCCGTTCGCCCAAGTACCACCCTTAAATGGAAAGCATTGGACCCTGAGCAAAACCCTCAGCTGGCCGGATATAAAATTTACTGGCGACTCACCGATGCCAACCAATGGCAAAAAAGCGTGTTCGTACCCGCAGATAAAACCGAGCACACGCTGGAGAATGTAGTTATCGATAATTACTACTTTGGGGTAGCCAGCGTATCAGAAGACGGCTTTGAAAGTCCGGTTGTATTTCCGGGTCCTGCCGGCTCTTTCGGTGACTAA